The proteins below come from a single Mesobacillus jeotgali genomic window:
- a CDS encoding DUF4440 domain-containing protein: protein MDVNLKEHIKELEERHTGLEVRKSREELDKILADDFFEIGSSGYMFDKKECLESGVVLTEMSLHNHEIYPLSSEIVLATYFVSDKTRNRNTLRSSIWKLIDGRWQLYFHQGTISPLQLNDVLKGSK, encoded by the coding sequence ATGGATGTGAACTTAAAGGAACATATAAAAGAATTGGAAGAAAGGCATACAGGACTTGAAGTTCGTAAAAGTCGTGAAGAACTAGATAAAATACTTGCAGATGATTTCTTTGAAATAGGTAGTTCTGGTTATATGTTTGATAAAAAGGAATGTCTCGAATCTGGAGTTGTGCTAACTGAAATGTCACTACATAATCATGAGATATATCCCTTATCTTCAGAAATAGTTTTAGCTACTTATTTTGTAAGTGATAAAACAAGAAATCGGAATACACTTCGCAGTTCTATTTGGAAATTAATTGATGGTAGGTGGCAATTATACTTCCACCAAGGTACAATTTCCCCATTACAATTAAACGATGTTCTTAAAGGCAGCAAATGA
- a CDS encoding IS110 family transposase, translated as MNFKMQDKQNQLIERISDKHLVVGVDIAQQFHVARAVNFRGIVVGDPITFQNDEDGFSALLNWIKNLKRVHRLEETVVGMEPTGHYWINLSKWLIKRDIEVVTVNPHLVKRNKENRDNTQSKSDKKDALVIADMVKNGYYSFVRHSSEPFEKLRVLMSNRDVIVKRLVSSVNQLNRWVDIVFPELRQVFKDITCKGAIATLRLFPTPMELESLKPDEIVTGWKSLMKRQPGLKKAYLLLNVARKSIGTRQAVEAHKFHLEQLLEEYDLAVHQLDKVELAIKEELPKIPFADKLLKIKGISEISLAGILGEAGDLSGFSHGNSLLRHAGLHLSEASSGKWKGKIVLSKRGRSRLRRFLYLATLSLVVNNEEFKTLHSNNVKVKKMKKMKSIMKLVGKLARVFVGIARHNESYCPKKVQPLTDLAA; from the coding sequence ATGAATTTTAAAATGCAGGACAAACAAAATCAACTAATCGAAAGAATTTCTGACAAACATCTTGTCGTTGGGGTAGATATTGCCCAACAATTCCACGTAGCCAGAGCGGTCAATTTCCGAGGAATTGTGGTAGGTGATCCAATCACTTTCCAAAACGATGAAGACGGTTTTTCAGCACTATTAAACTGGATTAAGAATCTTAAAAGAGTACATAGATTAGAGGAAACCGTTGTCGGAATGGAACCTACAGGCCATTACTGGATCAATCTTTCTAAATGGCTAATAAAGCGTGATATTGAGGTAGTAACAGTTAATCCCCATTTAGTCAAAAGGAATAAGGAAAATCGTGATAATACGCAATCAAAGAGTGATAAGAAAGATGCCCTAGTCATAGCCGACATGGTGAAGAATGGTTACTACTCCTTTGTCAGACATTCCTCTGAGCCATTTGAAAAACTTAGGGTTCTAATGTCAAACAGAGATGTAATTGTTAAAAGGCTTGTAAGCTCGGTTAATCAATTAAATCGCTGGGTGGATATTGTTTTTCCCGAACTAAGACAAGTCTTTAAAGACATAACTTGCAAAGGGGCAATCGCAACATTACGGCTTTTTCCAACCCCAATGGAACTAGAATCCCTGAAGCCAGATGAGATTGTGACCGGTTGGAAGTCGCTTATGAAAAGGCAGCCTGGGTTAAAGAAAGCCTATTTACTTCTCAATGTAGCCAGGAAATCTATCGGTACCAGACAAGCTGTAGAGGCTCACAAATTCCACCTAGAACAATTACTCGAAGAGTACGACCTTGCGGTTCACCAACTTGATAAAGTGGAGTTGGCAATCAAGGAAGAACTACCTAAAATTCCATTTGCAGATAAGCTACTTAAGATCAAAGGAATTAGTGAAATTTCATTAGCGGGTATTTTAGGGGAAGCAGGCGATTTAAGTGGATTTTCACACGGCAATTCATTACTTCGTCACGCTGGACTCCATCTCTCTGAAGCTAGTTCTGGGAAGTGGAAAGGAAAAATAGTCCTTTCAAAACGAGGAAGGTCAAGGCTTAGGCGTTTCCTTTACCTTGCCACTTTGAGCCTGGTGGTGAACAATGAAGAATTTAAGACCCTCCACTCTAACAACGTAAAAGTTAAGAAAATGAAAAAGATGAAATCCATTATGAAACTGGTCGGTAAATTGGCTAGGGTTTTTGTAGGAATAGCACGACATAACGAATCGTATTGTCCCAAGAAGGTACAACCATTAACAGATTTGGCAGCTTAG
- the hmpA gene encoding NO-inducible flavohemoprotein, with protein MLDQKTIDIIKSTVPVLEVHGEQITTVFYKTMFKNHPELLNIFNHANQKQGRQQRALAGTVYAAAKYIDNLEAILPVVNQIAHKHRSLGILPEHYPIVGKHLLIAIKEVLGDAATDEIINAWADAYGVIADAFISVEAEMYDAAANQKGGWKDFRPFIVAKKVDESEVITSFYLKPVDGKAIASFKPGQYISVKLEIEGEDFTHIRQYSLSDAPGKDYYRISVKKETGMETPDGKVSNYLHNTVEEGEVLQISAPAGDFFLDTEKDTPVVLLSGGVGLTPMVSMLNTVADLQPEKEVTFIHAAQNGKVHALKDEVAATAAKAKVNSVVFYDQPTEEDRENNNFDVEGYITKEWLKENVDLAQSDFYFCGPVPFMKAINAALKDLGVTENRIHFEFFGPMASLEA; from the coding sequence ATGCTAGATCAGAAAACAATTGATATCATCAAATCCACAGTACCGGTCCTTGAAGTTCACGGTGAACAAATCACGACAGTATTCTATAAAACTATGTTTAAAAATCATCCAGAGCTTTTGAATATTTTTAACCATGCGAACCAGAAGCAGGGCAGACAGCAGAGAGCGTTGGCTGGAACAGTCTATGCTGCTGCAAAATACATCGACAACCTTGAAGCAATCCTGCCGGTTGTAAACCAGATCGCTCATAAGCACCGCAGTCTTGGCATCCTGCCTGAGCATTACCCGATCGTTGGGAAGCACTTGCTGATCGCGATCAAGGAAGTGCTTGGAGATGCGGCTACAGATGAGATCATCAATGCCTGGGCAGATGCATATGGCGTAATTGCCGACGCATTCATCTCTGTTGAAGCGGAAATGTATGATGCAGCTGCAAACCAAAAAGGCGGCTGGAAGGACTTCCGTCCATTTATTGTTGCGAAAAAGGTTGATGAAAGTGAAGTCATCACTTCTTTTTACCTGAAGCCGGTTGATGGAAAAGCAATCGCTTCTTTCAAGCCAGGACAGTATATCAGCGTCAAGCTTGAGATTGAAGGGGAAGACTTCACGCATATCCGCCAATACAGCTTATCGGATGCTCCTGGAAAAGACTATTACCGCATCAGCGTTAAAAAGGAAACAGGCATGGAAACTCCGGATGGCAAGGTATCGAATTACCTTCACAATACTGTAGAAGAAGGAGAAGTCCTGCAGATCAGCGCACCAGCTGGCGACTTCTTCCTCGATACAGAAAAAGATACACCAGTTGTCCTGCTAAGCGGCGGCGTTGGCCTGACTCCAATGGTCAGCATGCTGAACACAGTAGCAGATCTTCAGCCTGAGAAAGAAGTGACTTTCATCCATGCAGCCCAGAACGGCAAAGTCCATGCACTGAAAGATGAAGTCGCGGCAACTGCTGCAAAGGCAAAGGTGAATTCAGTGGTATTCTACGACCAGCCAACTGAAGAAGACCGTGAGAACAACAACTTTGACGTCGAAGGTTATATTACAAAAGAATGGCTAAAAGAAAATGTGGATCTCGCTCAATCTGACTTCTATTTCTGCGGCCCGGTACCATTCATGAAAGCAATCAACGCAGCGTTAAAAGATCTTGGCGTCACAGAAAACAGAATTCATTTCGAATTCTTCGGTCCAATGGCAAGTCTTGAAGCTTAA
- a CDS encoding ankyrin repeat domain-containing protein translates to MRKRLRKKICQKQIFQLAGKGQVEWIRESLDLGIDINARDRGGYTLLHWAAQEGHLEVIRLLLSLGANINLKDENGFSPLYIAAGEGHTQIVEALVKNGANIDAKSNNGCTALIIACCYHHKDTVELLMKSGANVNVEDDEGKTALDYAKEYDSKEIASLLRK, encoded by the coding sequence ATGAGAAAAAGATTAAGAAAAAAAATCTGCCAAAAGCAGATATTTCAACTTGCTGGTAAAGGGCAAGTTGAATGGATCCGGGAGTCGTTAGATTTAGGAATAGATATTAATGCAAGAGATCGCGGTGGATATACTCTTCTTCACTGGGCAGCACAGGAAGGTCACTTAGAGGTAATTCGGCTTCTGTTATCACTAGGTGCAAATATCAATTTAAAGGATGAAAATGGATTTTCGCCATTGTATATAGCTGCTGGAGAAGGTCATACACAAATTGTTGAGGCTTTAGTTAAAAATGGTGCCAATATTGACGCAAAAAGTAATAATGGTTGCACTGCATTGATCATAGCTTGCTGTTATCACCATAAAGATACAGTTGAATTGTTGATGAAAAGCGGAGCCAACGTTAATGTGGAAGATGATGAGGGGAAAACTGCTTTGGATTACGCGAAAGAGTATGATAGCAAGGAGATTGCCAGCCTTCTAAGGAAGTGA
- a CDS encoding DUF4279 domain-containing protein: MDKTHTYTYFGIESNGQIDSRGLVGNKRGIFNPDDITNVLGIQPIRCWKKGDKRRNDTEYLFSSWDAEKSDIGRLDVEAQVLDTIKNLKNKISILNDIKEQYDVNYVIMVVQSIYGDESPLIGFNEDIIEFCYLTGTTINFDTYIYQDEEEASQRIN; this comes from the coding sequence ATGGATAAAACACATACGTATACTTATTTTGGAATAGAGAGTAATGGACAAATCGATAGCAGAGGTTTAGTTGGAAACAAAAGAGGGATTTTTAATCCTGACGATATAACGAATGTACTTGGAATACAGCCGATTCGTTGCTGGAAAAAAGGAGATAAAAGAAGAAATGATACGGAGTATTTGTTTTCCTCTTGGGATGCGGAAAAATCTGATATAGGGAGATTGGATGTCGAAGCACAAGTATTGGATACAATTAAAAATTTAAAAAACAAAATATCAATATTAAATGATATTAAGGAACAGTATGATGTGAATTATGTAATTATGGTTGTGCAAAGTATTTATGGAGATGAAAGCCCTCTAATTGGTTTTAACGAAGATATTATAGAATTTTGCTATTTGACAGGTACAACCATTAACTTCGACACTTATATCTATCAAGACGAAGAGGAAGCAAGCCAGCGAATCAATTAG